One Bradyrhizobium zhanjiangense DNA segment encodes these proteins:
- a CDS encoding flavin-containing monooxygenase produces MNVAVRGHTATKQASEHFDVLIVGAGISGIGSAYHIEKQLPGTSYVILETQATFGGTWNTHRYPGIRSDSDLHTFGYSFKPWVGPPIATAEEILSYMKEVIDDNDIARHIRYKHKINSASWSSEQNLWTIEATTTDTGEAKTFTANFLWMCQGYYRHSEGYTPEWKGVDRFKGRIVHPQTWPDDIDLAGKKVVVIGSGATAATLVPNIADECAHVTMLQRSPTYFRLGRNAIEIAEELRRLQVDEKWIHEIVRRKILFEQDAFTKLCVSKPEQVKKELIGQISAVLGPEYDVETHFTPKYRPWRQRIAFVPDADLFKGIASGKASVVTDEIECFVENGIQLKSGKLLEADIIVTATGFNLAALGDIAFEIDGKPLAFGDTVTYRGMMFTGVPNMVWVFGYFRASWTLRVDLVADFVCRLLGHMKAKGAKKVEVSLRPEDHNMPILPWIDPENFNPGYMMRNMDLLPKRGDKPEWQHSQDYWVEKDEIPKTDLDDAAFVYG; encoded by the coding sequence ATGAATGTCGCTGTTCGCGGTCACACCGCCACCAAGCAAGCTTCCGAACATTTCGACGTACTGATCGTCGGCGCCGGCATCTCCGGCATCGGCAGCGCCTATCATATCGAAAAGCAGCTGCCGGGTACGAGCTACGTCATCCTCGAAACGCAGGCGACGTTCGGCGGCACCTGGAACACGCATCGCTATCCCGGCATCCGCTCGGACAGCGACCTCCACACCTTCGGCTACAGCTTCAAACCCTGGGTCGGCCCGCCCATCGCGACCGCCGAGGAGATTCTCTCCTACATGAAAGAGGTGATCGACGACAACGATATCGCCCGCCACATCCGCTACAAGCACAAGATCAATTCCGCGAGCTGGTCGAGCGAGCAGAATCTCTGGACCATCGAGGCGACGACCACCGATACGGGCGAGGCAAAGACCTTTACCGCAAACTTCCTCTGGATGTGCCAGGGCTATTACCGCCATTCGGAGGGCTATACACCGGAATGGAAGGGCGTGGACCGCTTCAAGGGTCGCATCGTCCATCCGCAGACCTGGCCGGATGATATCGATCTCGCGGGCAAGAAGGTGGTTGTGATCGGTTCGGGCGCGACCGCGGCAACACTTGTTCCGAACATCGCCGACGAGTGCGCGCATGTCACCATGCTGCAGCGCTCGCCGACCTATTTCCGGCTCGGCCGCAACGCCATCGAGATCGCGGAGGAGTTGCGCAGGCTTCAGGTCGACGAAAAATGGATCCATGAGATCGTGCGGCGCAAGATCCTGTTCGAGCAGGATGCGTTCACGAAGCTTTGCGTGTCCAAGCCGGAGCAGGTCAAGAAGGAGCTGATCGGCCAGATCAGCGCGGTTCTCGGTCCCGAGTACGACGTCGAGACCCACTTCACGCCAAAATACCGGCCGTGGCGGCAGCGCATCGCCTTCGTGCCGGATGCCGATCTGTTCAAGGGCATCGCGAGCGGCAAAGCCTCCGTCGTGACCGATGAGATCGAGTGCTTCGTCGAGAACGGCATTCAGCTCAAATCCGGCAAGCTGTTGGAGGCCGATATCATCGTCACCGCGACCGGCTTCAATCTCGCCGCCCTCGGCGACATCGCCTTCGAGATCGACGGCAAGCCGCTCGCCTTCGGCGACACCGTCACCTATCGCGGCATGATGTTCACGGGCGTGCCGAACATGGTCTGGGTGTTCGGCTATTTCCGCGCGAGCTGGACCCTGCGTGTCGACCTCGTCGCCGACTTCGTCTGCCGGCTGCTCGGTCATATGAAGGCCAAGGGCGCCAAGAAGGTCGAAGTGAGCTTGCGCCCCGAAGATCACAACATGCCGATCCTGCCCTGGATCGATCCGGAAAACTTCAACCCCGGCTACATGATGCGCAACATGGACCTGCTGCCGAAGCGCGGCGACAAGCCGGAATGGCAGCACAGCCAGGACTACTGGGTGGAGAAGGACGAGATCCCGAAGACGGATCTGGACGATGCGGCTTTTGTGTATGGGTGA
- a CDS encoding response regulator: MRMSIESRKRDVALVVDDSPETLRLLTDALDSAGMTVMVALDGAAAMRIVDQITPDIVLLDAVMPGMDGFETCRRLKRDAGLANVPVIFMTGLAETEHIVRGLEAGGVDYVTKPIVIEEMLARIRVHLGNARLTQSARAALDVSGRFLFAVNRQGNVLWATPQAQRLLSDHRGPQADDFVLPPSLLQWLDQARSKGSSKSQAASLPDNPQLRFYYMGETAPNEFLLRLSKESGTAPPPEFISELGLTTREGEVLAWLSKGKTNRDIAQILGLSPRTVDKHLEQIYAKLGVENRTAAAAIATNATRRNS, translated from the coding sequence ATGCGCATGAGCATTGAGTCGAGGAAGCGCGATGTCGCGCTTGTTGTCGATGACTCCCCCGAGACGCTGCGGCTGCTCACCGATGCGCTCGATAGCGCCGGGATGACGGTGATGGTGGCGCTCGACGGCGCGGCCGCGATGCGCATCGTCGACCAGATCACCCCCGACATCGTTCTGCTCGACGCCGTGATGCCCGGTATGGACGGATTCGAGACCTGCCGCCGCCTGAAGCGCGACGCCGGCCTTGCCAATGTTCCCGTGATCTTCATGACGGGGCTTGCCGAAACCGAACACATCGTGCGCGGGCTGGAAGCCGGCGGCGTCGATTACGTGACAAAGCCGATCGTGATCGAGGAGATGCTGGCGCGCATCCGCGTACATCTCGGCAACGCCCGCCTGACCCAGAGCGCGCGCGCCGCACTCGACGTCTCCGGGCGCTTCCTGTTCGCGGTCAACCGACAGGGCAACGTGCTCTGGGCAACGCCGCAGGCGCAAAGGCTGCTGTCCGACCACCGCGGCCCGCAGGCCGACGACTTCGTCCTGCCGCCATCACTGCTGCAATGGCTGGATCAGGCCAGGAGCAAGGGCAGCTCGAAATCTCAAGCGGCCTCTTTGCCCGACAATCCGCAACTCCGGTTCTACTACATGGGCGAAACCGCGCCGAACGAGTTCCTGCTGCGGCTGTCCAAGGAGTCCGGCACCGCGCCGCCGCCCGAATTCATCAGCGAACTCGGCCTCACCACCCGCGAAGGCGAGGTGCTGGCCTGGCTCAGCAAGGGCAAGACCAACCGCGACATCGCGCAGATTTTGGGACTGAGTCCGCGCACGGTCGACAAGCATCTGGAGCAGATCTACGCCAAGCTCGGCGTGGAGAACCGGACGGCTGCGGCGGCGATTGCGACCAATGCGACGCGGCGGAATTCGTGA
- a CDS encoding ATP-binding protein has product MAGRQRIDRVRRQYNQWVANQTLEDYALRFTAKSARRWSAARVANTALGAISFLALEAIGGTITLNYGVTNASAAILVVSAIIFFCGVPIAYYAAKCGIDIDLLTRGAGFGYIGSTVTSLIYASFTFIFFAIEAVILATALEMCFGIPRPIGYLISAVAIIPLVTYGITLISRFQLWTQPIWVILHILPFAAIAWANPYSFTEWSKFAGEHGDANGHFDLLLFGVASSVVFSLVAQIGEQVDFLRFLPRDRRTSRTSWWIALLIAGPGWIIFGALKLLLGSFLAFFALSHGLSSELAAEPAHMYLEAFRYVLSQPDMALALTGMFVILSQIKINVTNAYAGSIAWSNFFSRLTHSHPGRVVWLVFNVMVALLLMEIGVYKTLEQTLALYSNVAVAWVGALVADLVINKPLGLRPPQMEFKRAHLYDINPVGVGAMTIATIVSIAAFYGMFGPVMKALAAFVALAVAFVTAPVIAWLTDGKYYIARKPKKSWANIEAIQCCICEHSFEPEDTTSCPAYAGPICSLCCSLDARCHDLCKPHARAQVQFSDALSRILPQPIYQRINSQFGHYIGVFVVSAGLVALVLGLIYLQTSATVYGENMLVSNVLWKVFFSLSIIIGVVAWLFVLAQQSRRAAEAETKRQTALLIQEIDAHKRTDAELQRAKEVAESANLAKSRYVVGLSHELRSPLNAISGYAQLLEQDATLATKPRDQVRVVRRSADHLSGLIDGILDISKIEAGRLYLSRDEVRLSEFLDQLVGMFRLQAAAKGVDFVFRRPTSLPLVVYADEKRLRQVLINLLSNAIKFTQAGSVQFVVHYRSPVAEFEVIDTGPGIRSDDLERIFAPFERGALGVSQPQTGTGLGLTISRLLAGVMGGDIKVMSTVGAGSTFKVKILLSEVTNPQRIAPVEAPVSGYQGARKTILITDDDPVHRDLLREVLTPLGFILLSAPDGPGCLALAQHCRPDLFLLDISMPAMDGWAVAEALRASGHHQARILMVSASALEAHGTPLAQPFHDGYLMKPIDIPRLLETIRQLLKIEWQYGSDEITAPFWRPESGSKPPVRHIEALIGLGQIGYVKGIQLKLDEIGSEHPEHADFVAEMRLLVDRFDLDQYMTTLKALHAHEH; this is encoded by the coding sequence GTGGCAGGGCGGCAGCGAATAGACCGCGTCAGGCGCCAGTACAACCAATGGGTCGCCAACCAGACGCTGGAAGACTACGCGCTGCGCTTCACCGCGAAGAGCGCCCGCCGTTGGTCCGCCGCTCGCGTCGCCAACACGGCGCTCGGCGCGATCTCCTTTCTGGCGCTGGAAGCGATCGGCGGTACTATCACGCTGAACTACGGCGTCACCAACGCCAGCGCCGCGATCCTCGTCGTCTCCGCCATCATCTTTTTCTGCGGCGTGCCGATTGCGTATTACGCGGCCAAATGCGGCATCGACATTGACCTGCTCACACGCGGCGCCGGCTTCGGCTATATCGGCTCGACCGTCACCTCGCTGATCTACGCCTCTTTCACCTTCATCTTCTTCGCCATCGAAGCGGTGATTCTGGCCACCGCGCTCGAGATGTGCTTCGGCATTCCACGCCCGATCGGCTACCTCATCAGCGCGGTCGCGATCATCCCGCTCGTCACCTATGGCATCACGCTGATCAGCCGTTTCCAGCTCTGGACGCAGCCGATCTGGGTCATCCTGCATATCCTGCCCTTTGCCGCGATTGCCTGGGCCAATCCCTATTCGTTCACGGAGTGGAGCAAGTTCGCCGGCGAGCACGGCGACGCGAACGGACATTTCGACCTGTTGCTGTTCGGTGTCGCCTCCTCCGTGGTATTTTCATTGGTGGCGCAAATTGGCGAGCAGGTCGACTTCCTCCGGTTTCTGCCGCGCGACCGCCGCACGTCGCGCACGTCATGGTGGATCGCCCTGCTGATCGCAGGGCCCGGTTGGATCATCTTCGGCGCGCTGAAATTGCTGCTGGGCTCGTTTCTCGCCTTCTTTGCGCTGAGCCACGGCCTCTCCAGCGAGCTGGCGGCCGAGCCAGCGCACATGTATCTCGAAGCATTCCGATACGTGCTGTCGCAGCCGGACATGGCGCTGGCGCTCACCGGCATGTTCGTGATCCTGTCGCAGATCAAGATCAACGTCACCAATGCCTATGCCGGCTCGATTGCCTGGTCGAACTTCTTCTCGCGATTGACGCACAGTCATCCCGGTCGCGTAGTGTGGCTGGTGTTCAACGTCATGGTGGCGCTGCTCTTGATGGAGATCGGCGTCTACAAGACGCTGGAGCAGACGCTGGCGCTCTACTCGAACGTCGCCGTCGCCTGGGTCGGCGCGTTGGTCGCCGATCTCGTCATCAACAAGCCGCTCGGCCTGCGCCCGCCGCAGATGGAGTTCAAGCGCGCCCATCTCTACGACATCAACCCGGTCGGCGTCGGCGCCATGACGATCGCGACCATCGTCTCGATCGCGGCATTCTATGGCATGTTCGGCCCTGTCATGAAGGCGCTCGCGGCGTTCGTCGCATTGGCCGTCGCCTTCGTCACCGCGCCTGTCATCGCCTGGCTTACCGACGGAAAATACTACATCGCGCGCAAGCCCAAAAAGAGCTGGGCCAATATCGAGGCGATCCAGTGCTGTATCTGCGAGCACAGTTTCGAGCCGGAAGACACCACCTCCTGTCCGGCCTATGCCGGCCCGATCTGCTCGCTATGCTGCTCGCTCGATGCCCGCTGCCACGATCTCTGCAAGCCGCACGCGCGCGCTCAGGTGCAGTTCTCCGACGCGCTCAGCAGGATTTTGCCGCAGCCGATTTATCAGCGGATCAATTCGCAGTTCGGCCATTACATCGGAGTGTTCGTGGTCTCCGCGGGTCTTGTCGCGCTGGTGCTGGGACTGATCTATCTCCAGACCTCGGCGACCGTATATGGCGAGAACATGCTCGTTTCCAACGTGCTCTGGAAGGTGTTCTTCTCGCTTAGCATCATCATCGGCGTCGTGGCCTGGCTGTTCGTGCTGGCACAGCAGAGCCGCCGGGCCGCGGAAGCTGAAACGAAACGGCAGACCGCGCTGCTGATCCAGGAGATCGACGCGCACAAGCGCACCGACGCCGAGCTCCAGCGCGCCAAGGAGGTCGCCGAATCCGCCAATCTCGCCAAGAGCCGCTATGTCGTCGGCCTGAGCCACGAGCTGCGCTCGCCGCTGAACGCCATCAGCGGTTACGCTCAGCTCCTGGAGCAGGACGCAACACTCGCCACCAAGCCGCGCGACCAGGTCCGCGTCGTCCGCCGCAGTGCCGATCACCTCTCCGGCCTAATCGATGGCATCCTGGATATCTCCAAGATCGAGGCGGGGCGGCTGTATTTGTCACGCGACGAGGTGCGCCTCAGCGAATTCCTCGACCAGCTCGTCGGCATGTTCCGCCTTCAAGCCGCCGCCAAAGGCGTCGATTTCGTGTTCAGGAGGCCCACCTCGCTGCCGCTCGTCGTCTATGCCGACGAGAAGCGGCTGCGCCAGGTGCTGATCAATTTGCTCTCCAACGCGATCAAGTTCACCCAGGCCGGCAGCGTGCAGTTTGTCGTGCACTATCGCAGCCCCGTCGCCGAGTTCGAGGTGATCGATACCGGTCCCGGCATCCGAAGCGACGATCTCGAGCGCATCTTCGCGCCCTTCGAGCGCGGTGCGCTCGGTGTCTCGCAGCCACAGACCGGAACTGGCCTAGGCCTCACCATCAGCCGGCTGCTCGCCGGCGTCATGGGCGGCGACATCAAGGTCATGAGCACGGTCGGCGCCGGCAGTACGTTCAAGGTCAAGATCCTGCTGTCGGAGGTGACCAATCCTCAGCGTATCGCGCCGGTGGAGGCGCCGGTCTCCGGCTATCAGGGCGCGCGCAAGACTATCCTCATCACCGACGACGACCCCGTGCATCGCGACCTCCTGCGCGAGGTGCTGACACCGCTCGGTTTCATCCTGCTCAGTGCCCCCGACGGCCCGGGGTGCCTCGCGCTGGCGCAGCATTGCCGGCCCGATCTGTTCCTGCTCGACATCTCCATGCCGGCCATGGACGGCTGGGCCGTGGCCGAGGCCTTGCGTGCGAGCGGCCATCACCAAGCGCGTATCCTGATGGTGTCGGCGAGTGCGTTGGAGGCCCACGGCACGCCGCTGGCGCAGCCCTTCCACGACGGCTATCTGATGAAGCCGATCGACATCCCGCGGCTGCTGGAGACGATTCGTCAGCTCCTCAAGATTGAATGGCAATACGGCTCGGATGAGATCACGGCACCGTTCTGGCGGCCCGAGAGTGGATCAAAACCGCCGGTCCGGCACATCGAGGCGCTGATCGGGCTCGGCCAGATCGGCTACGTCAAGGGGATCCAGCTGAAGCTGGACGAGATCGGCAGCGAGCATCCCGAGCATGCCGATTTCGTCGCGGAAATGCGGTTGCTGGTCGACCGCTTCGACCTCGACCAGTACATGACCACATTGAAGGCGTTGCATGCGCATGAGCATTGA